From Desulfuromonas sp.:
TCATGCGTCTCCTGCGGGTTCATACCGGCCGCCGGTTCATCAAGCAGCAACAGAAACGGATCGGTCGCCATCGCCCGGGCGATCTCGAGCCGGCGTTGGGCGCCGTAAGGGAGATTGCGGGCAAATTCGTTGGCAAACCGCTCGAGACCGACCTTCTGCAGAAGCTGGTAACTTTTCTCGACGGTCTCTTTTTCCTGCTGCATGGTCCTTTTGCCGCGCAGGATGGCGCCAATGATATTGGTTGTCGTGCGGCAATGGCGCCCGATCATGACATTTTCAAGAACCGTCATCGCCGGAAACAGACGGATATTCTGGAAGGTCCGGGCCATGCCGATCTCGGTAATCCGAAACGGCGAAACCCCGTTGAGCCTGCGGCTCTCGCCTTGCGGCGGATGCGCCAGAACTTCGCCCCCGGTCGGCTTGTAAATGCCGGTGACGCAGTTAAAAAACGTGGT
This genomic window contains:
- a CDS encoding ABC transporter ATP-binding protein, whose product is MKPLLEVKGLTMDFGGLRAVDSVSLNVCAGEIVALIGPNGAGKTTFFNCVTGIYKPTGGEVLAHPPQGESRRLNGVSPFRITEIGMARTFQNIRLFPAMTVLENVMIGRHCRTTTNIIGAILRGKRTMQQEKETVEKSYQLLQKVGLERFANEFARNLPYGAQRRLEIARAMATDPFLLLLDEPAAGMNPQETHDLDALIERIRNEGKMAILLIEHDMKLVMNISDRIYVMEYGKEIANGTPLEIRNNSSVIEAYLGEEAVG